From the Paraflavitalea soli genome, the window ACCACCGGTAAAGGATCCAAAGGGCTGGGAGGTATGATTATACACTTCTATGATAACAATGGCCAGGAACTGGGTAAAACCATCACCGAAGCTGATGGTCTGTTTAACTATGCCGGCCTGCAACCGGGTATTTATAGTGCGCGGCTCGATCCGGAGCAATTGAATAAATTAAACTTGGCAGCCGCGAACCCCGTGCTCTATTTTAAAATTGAGGTAAACAAAGATGGGGCATTGGTAGAAGGGCTGCAGTTCCATATAAGACCTGTACCATAAAAATGATCTTTCCCCGTAAATCCATGGCCGAAAGGGGCATTAATTGATCAGCCTTCCCAGTTTAAGTTCATTCATGAGCAGGATTCTTCCCTCCACAACATCGATCAGCTTTTCAGATTTGAAATCACTCAGCGTGCGGATGAGCGACTCCGTGGCTGTACCCGCTATGGAAGCCAGGTTTTCACGACTGATATCCATGGGCGATGAAAGACCGCTGGACTTCCTGCATTTAAAATGCAGCATAAGGAGGGCTTCTGCTACCTTTTTGCGAACGGAGCCATAAGCCAGTCCAAGCAGCCTTTGCTCATTAACAGCCATTTGCCGGGCCATCAGCTTCAGGAATTGCTTCATAATATCACGGTGATTATAAAGCTGGTCTTCAAACTCCTTACCGGGTATCATCGTGATGATGCTCTCCTCGATGGCTTCAGCAGCTTCCTCATAAGGAGCTTCCTGCAATAAGGCTGTATACCCCAGGTAATCACCTTTTGAATACAGCGCAAGGACCAATTCTTTACCTTCTTCATTGGTTTTAAAGGTCTTCACCATGCCTTTTTGAATGTAAAACAAAGTAGCGGGATGATGCCCTTCTGTGTAAATGAGTTGTTTTTTCCGGTACACCGAACTGAGCCGCCCCTTGAAATGGTGCTTAAAAAGATCATCTCCGTTGTGCTCACGGAAATTAACGTCTGCTGCTGTTTGTGTTCTTTTCATGGTCAGTATTGTTGGCGAATAAATGGGTAATTACCAATGTTTGCTGTACTGTGTACTACAGCAAATACAGGTATACAATGAGTATACTACTAAAAAGGATCGGTTGCCTGCTAATGTGGAGCCTTGTTTGTGAGCTGGTTGGGATCTGAATGTGGGAGCGGGATCACCCCAGGTAACAGCCCGAATTTAATCCTATGCAAGGAAATAGTAAAATAATTATGCCAGGTATCCCTGACTCCCCCGGCCAGCATCCTTTCCGGTCGCCTGGGCATGCAAATCCCCCATTTCAGTACCATCCATCATTGGGCTCTCCTGCATCCATCCTATACTTGTGCATCGATAACAAACCTCCACAAGTACCAGTATGAAAAAAATAGCATTGATCACCGGCGCTGGCCGTGGTCTGGGATGGGAACTGACCAACCAACTTACTAAGCATGGTTATTTCGTGATCATGGGTGTGCGCGATGAGCAGAAAGGCCTGGCTGCCTGGGAAAGGCTCCCGGAAAAGAATGCTGCTTCCGTTATGGTGCTCGATATGGAAGACCAGGCTTCTTTTCCACAAGTGTATGCGCAGCTGGAAAAAAGGAATGGAAAGCTCGACCTCCTGGTCAACAATGCCGGCGTGATGCTGGATGGCGACCTGATGAAGAACTCTACGAATACTATATCTGCAGAACTATTGAAGAAAACCTTCGATGTGAACTTCTTCGGTATTGTAGCACTCACAAATACCCTGGTGCCTTTGTTG encodes:
- a CDS encoding SDR family oxidoreductase, with translation MKKIALITGAGRGLGWELTNQLTKHGYFVIMGVRDEQKGLAAWERLPEKNAASVMVLDMEDQASFPQVYAQLEKRNGKLDLLVNNAGVMLDGDLMKNSTNTISAELLKKTFDVNFFGIVALTNTLVPLLLKSTTPAIVNISSNMGSLHLLATEPAMPKTFAYNTSKAALNAYTLHLAYLLADTPVKVNAVHPGWVKTDMGGDAAPLEAAEAVASIVQLILQGANAPTGQFLHQGQEVKW
- a CDS encoding Crp/Fnr family transcriptional regulator, whose translation is MKRTQTAADVNFREHNGDDLFKHHFKGRLSSVYRKKQLIYTEGHHPATLFYIQKGMVKTFKTNEEGKELVLALYSKGDYLGYTALLQEAPYEEAAEAIEESIITMIPGKEFEDQLYNHRDIMKQFLKLMARQMAVNEQRLLGLAYGSVRKKVAEALLMLHFKCRKSSGLSSPMDISRENLASIAGTATESLIRTLSDFKSEKLIDVVEGRILLMNELKLGRLIN